A genomic segment from Candidatus Methylomirabilota bacterium encodes:
- the dnaA gene encoding chromosomal replication initiator protein DnaA: MLDTLWSRLVEALEGKMPAAALDSWVRPCRLLQIQGDHLRIAAPNKYTRDWLYQHHADALQLAARAVLGGNPRVSVEIDRDPAPAVPSPLEDSLPTTTGLSTRYTFESFVVGNSNQFAQAACQAVAELPSRAYNPLFIYGGVGLGKTHLLHAVGHQIGKLYPQLRALYLSSERFTNDLINAIRYDRTAEFRAKYRTIDLLLIDDIQFISGKERTQEEFFHTFNDLYEARKQIVVSSDSAPKEIPEIEERLRSRFEWGLIADIQPPDFETRVAILKKKAETERVRLPDDVAYLIASRIKANIREIEGSLTRMIAFCSLSGRDMSVELAQEVLADLWGEEEKIITIEHIQKKVAEAFGIKLSDMRAQNRTKSVAFPRQIAMYLSRQLTHASLSDVGRAFGGKDHTTVLHAVTKLQAMVQEDPKLKQTIDTLIQGITL, encoded by the coding sequence GTGCTCGATACTCTCTGGAGCCGCCTGGTCGAAGCGCTCGAGGGCAAGATGCCCGCCGCCGCCCTCGATTCCTGGGTCCGACCCTGTCGCCTGCTGCAGATTCAAGGCGATCATTTGCGCATCGCCGCCCCCAACAAGTACACGCGCGACTGGCTCTACCAGCACCATGCCGATGCGCTGCAGCTCGCCGCGCGCGCGGTGCTGGGCGGGAATCCCCGCGTCTCCGTGGAGATCGACCGCGACCCCGCGCCCGCCGTCCCGTCGCCGCTCGAGGACTCGCTGCCGACCACGACCGGCCTCAGCACGCGCTACACGTTCGAGTCCTTCGTCGTCGGCAATTCCAATCAGTTCGCCCAGGCCGCCTGCCAGGCCGTGGCCGAGCTGCCATCCCGAGCGTACAACCCGCTCTTCATCTACGGCGGCGTCGGTCTGGGCAAGACGCACCTGCTCCACGCGGTCGGACATCAGATCGGCAAGCTCTACCCGCAGCTCCGCGCGCTCTATCTTTCCTCCGAGCGCTTCACCAACGACCTCATCAACGCGATCCGCTATGATCGGACAGCGGAATTCCGCGCCAAGTACCGGACGATCGACCTCCTGCTCATCGACGACATCCAGTTCATCTCGGGCAAGGAGCGGACGCAGGAAGAATTCTTCCACACTTTCAACGACCTCTACGAAGCCCGGAAGCAGATCGTGGTGTCCTCGGATTCCGCGCCCAAGGAGATTCCCGAGATCGAAGAGCGGCTCCGCTCCCGCTTCGAGTGGGGCCTCATCGCCGATATCCAGCCCCCCGATTTCGAGACGCGGGTGGCCATTCTCAAGAAGAAGGCCGAGACGGAGCGGGTACGCCTGCCCGACGACGTCGCCTATCTGATCGCCAGCCGGATCAAGGCCAATATCCGCGAGATCGAGGGCTCGCTGACCCGCATGATCGCCTTCTGCTCGCTATCAGGCCGGGATATGAGCGTGGAGCTCGCTCAGGAGGTGCTGGCCGACCTCTGGGGCGAAGAAGAGAAGATCATCACCATCGAGCACATCCAGAAGAAAGTCGCCGAGGCCTTCGGCATCAAGCTGTCGGACATGCGAGCGCAGAACCGCACCAAATCCGTCGCCTTCCCTCGGCAGATCGCCATGTATCTCTCCCGCCAGCTGACCCATGCGTCGCTGAGCGACGTTGGCCGCGCCTTCGGGGGGAAGGATCACACCACCGTCCTTCATGCCGTCACGAAGCTCCAGGCCATGGTCCAGGAAGACCCCAAGCTCAAGCAGACGATCGACACGCTCATCCAGGGGATCACCCTGTGA
- the recF gene encoding DNA replication and repair protein RecF (All proteins in this family for which functions are known are DNA-binding proteins that assist the filamentation of RecA onto DNA for the initiation of recombination or recombinational repair.), translating to MLIQWITLENFRSYRTLTLSPEPTLNVLSGPNAQGKTNFLEALGVLLVGRSFRGAKAADLPRWEAPAASLSGALARGDVTRSLRRELSCREDGGWVMTGEGCPWARAIPFGWQDLGILHGSPQARRNFLDGFAGKLQPAHLTAHARYRRILARRNHLLQQGGGEIGPWDEQLATVGLEILGRRRAAVALLDTEIRRLYPELSGREAGVRLEYRGGLEAEVTAEGFREALERRHPEELRRGLTLVGPHRDDLLIELDGRDMRTFGSRGQQRLLALSLRLAEAGPVEAAVGSPPVLLLDDALSELDPQAQERVLRRAARSGQVFLTTAETSLPDAGAAAWWDVQGGRVSEMSGAHARVMA from the coding sequence GTGCTCATCCAATGGATTACGCTTGAAAATTTCCGTAGTTATCGCACCCTCACGCTCAGTCCCGAACCAACCCTCAACGTTCTGAGCGGTCCGAACGCGCAGGGAAAAACAAACTTCCTCGAAGCTCTGGGCGTCCTGCTTGTCGGGCGCTCCTTTCGCGGTGCCAAGGCAGCCGATCTCCCGCGCTGGGAGGCCCCTGCTGCCTCGCTGTCGGGTGCGCTCGCGCGGGGGGATGTGACGCGAAGCCTCCGGCGCGAGCTCAGTTGTCGTGAGGACGGCGGCTGGGTCATGACGGGCGAGGGGTGTCCCTGGGCCCGCGCCATTCCCTTTGGCTGGCAGGACCTCGGGATCCTCCATGGCAGTCCCCAGGCCCGCCGGAACTTCCTCGACGGCTTCGCCGGGAAGCTCCAGCCCGCGCATCTCACGGCCCATGCGCGGTATCGCCGAATCCTCGCGCGGCGGAACCATCTCTTGCAGCAGGGCGGCGGTGAGATCGGGCCGTGGGACGAACAGCTGGCTACGGTCGGGCTGGAGATCTTGGGCCGCCGCCGGGCCGCCGTGGCGCTGCTCGATACGGAGATCAGACGTCTGTACCCCGAGCTGTCCGGGCGAGAGGCGGGGGTGCGGCTCGAGTATCGCGGTGGCCTCGAGGCGGAGGTGACGGCCGAGGGATTTCGTGAGGCCCTCGAGCGCCGACACCCCGAGGAGCTTCGCCGGGGCCTCACGCTCGTGGGGCCGCACCGTGACGATCTTCTGATCGAGCTCGACGGGCGCGACATGCGGACCTTCGGATCGCGTGGCCAGCAGCGGCTGCTCGCCCTGTCGCTCCGGCTGGCCGAGGCAGGCCCGGTCGAGGCGGCCGTAGGCAGTCCGCCCGTGCTGCTGCTCGACGATGCGCTCTCGGAGCTCGATCCTCAGGCGCAGGAGCGTGTATTGCGGCGCGCCGCGCGGAGCGGCCAGGTGTTTCTGACCACCGCGGAAACGTCGCTGCCGGACGCGGGGGCGGCGGCCTGGTGGGACGTCCAGGGAGGACGAGTGTCCGAGATGTCGGGTGCGCACGCGAGAGTGA
- the dnaN gene encoding DNA polymerase III subunit beta, with translation MEVHVDRDAFFKGLQMVHNVVEPRQTLPILANVLLESDGDTLRLTATDLEVGARVSVPAKVPTGGSITLSARKLLEIVKELPAAGLSLKVQDNAWVALRCGGASYKLVGLGAADFPSVSSGEAATWITLDGKLLRDMLAQTTFAISHDESRYALNGVLFAIQDREIRLVATDGHRLALAVRPLAGAGGQVSGIVPRKAVQEIARVVGTGEDVQVAISENQFILRMPNVLLLARLIEGAFPNYEQVVPKAHPQRVTVGRAALMAALRRVSVLSEERTKPVKFTLTPGLLKLAAYSPDFGEAEEQIEVQYGGEEMTIGFNSRYVLDALGAQSAEQIVMELKDGLSPGVIKSFEEEGSLCVIMPMRI, from the coding sequence ATGGAAGTTCATGTGGACCGGGATGCCTTCTTCAAGGGTCTCCAGATGGTTCACAATGTGGTCGAGCCGCGACAGACCTTGCCCATCCTTGCCAATGTCCTCTTGGAGAGCGATGGCGACACGCTGCGACTGACGGCGACCGACCTCGAGGTGGGGGCCCGCGTCTCGGTGCCGGCCAAGGTGCCGACGGGCGGGTCGATCACGCTGTCGGCCCGCAAGCTCCTCGAGATCGTCAAGGAGCTGCCCGCGGCTGGCCTCTCGCTGAAGGTCCAGGACAATGCCTGGGTGGCCCTCCGCTGCGGAGGCGCGTCGTACAAGCTCGTCGGGCTCGGCGCCGCCGATTTCCCCTCTGTCTCCAGTGGGGAGGCCGCGACGTGGATCACCCTCGATGGCAAGCTCCTTCGAGACATGCTGGCCCAGACGACCTTTGCCATCTCCCACGACGAGAGCCGCTATGCGTTGAACGGCGTGCTCTTCGCGATCCAGGACCGCGAGATCCGGCTCGTGGCGACCGACGGTCACCGGCTCGCCCTGGCCGTGCGCCCCCTGGCGGGGGCGGGCGGGCAGGTCTCAGGCATCGTGCCGCGCAAGGCCGTGCAGGAGATCGCGCGGGTCGTTGGCACGGGCGAGGACGTCCAGGTTGCCATCAGCGAGAACCAGTTCATTCTCAGGATGCCGAATGTTCTCCTGCTCGCCCGACTCATCGAGGGCGCCTTTCCGAACTACGAGCAGGTGGTCCCGAAGGCGCATCCCCAGCGGGTGACGGTGGGGCGCGCCGCCCTCATGGCGGCGCTGCGGCGCGTGTCGGTGCTCTCGGAGGAGCGGACCAAGCCGGTCAAGTTCACGCTCACCCCAGGGCTCCTCAAGCTCGCCGCCTACAGCCCGGATTTTGGCGAGGCCGAGGAGCAGATCGAGGTCCAGTACGGCGGTGAGGAGATGACGATAGGCTTCAATTCACGTTACGTGCTCGATGCGTTGGGTGCTCAATCCGCCGAGCAGATTGTGATGGAACTCAAGGATGGTTTGAGCCCCGGCGTGATCAAAAGCTTCGAAGAGGAGGGGTCGCTGTGTGTTATCATGCCTATGAGAATTTGA